The genomic interval TTTTGGAGAATTTGCTACTTTTAAATATTCAGTGAAATCTTCAATAACAACATCATTTGCCATGAATGTAAAAATAGTTAAATCATCATAATTATTTTGAAAATAATCAATAGAATCTGAAGCCTGAGCAATATAAGAACCTTTGGATTGATTAAATGCCTCAGCTTTTTTTGCAGTGGCTTTAAACTCATCTTTTGCTTTTACAACATTGACATTTTCTACAATATCAATCCCATCACTTACTGTAAAATCACTTAATGCTAAGAAATGATTCGGATTATTTATACAAATTCCATAATCCTTTTTAGTGATATTTAACTCCATGTAGATAATATATATTAATTATTTAATTTAAATTTATATTAATAACATTAAAAGGACTTTTTATTATGGCAATTATTATTGATCCTCAAGTAAGCGGAATTGCAGGAAACATGTTAATAGGAGCGTTTGTGGATTTAGGTGCAGATGCAAACAAACTAAAAGAAGTTATGGAAAAATCCGCAGAATGTTTTGGAAAAGTTGAAGTTACATTTAAAAAAATAAATAAAAAAGGAATTTCATCTACATATTGTCATGTTGAAATGCTTGAACATAAACATTCCATTTGTTATCCGAAGTTTATTGAAAAAATTAAAAAATTAGACTTAGATAAAAAAGTTAAAGAAACCTCAATCAAAGTATTTGAAAGAATAGCTATTGCAGAAAGTAAAATTCATGGAAAAACTTTAGATAGTGTCCATTTTCATGAAGTAGGTGCAAGTGATGCAGTAGCCGATGTTATAGGATCCATTTATGCATATTATAGTTTAAATTTAGATAATCAAAAAATAATCGGCCTCCCAATAGCTGTTGGAGGGGGAAGAGTTGAAACTGCACATGGAATTATACCAGTTCCAGCACCTGCAGTAGTGGAGGTCTTAAAAAATGCAAAAATGATTGGTGGACCAGTTGACAGTGAACTTGCAACACCAACAGGAGCTGCAGTTTATATGGAGATTTGTGATGAAATAAAAGAATTCATACCATTAATTAAAGCTAAAAAAACAGGTTATGGAGCTGGAAAGAAAGATTTTGACCACCCTAATGTTTTAAGAATCATTGAAAGTTCAGATATTGCTGAAAGTGATAAAATTGATGTTATTGAAACAAATATGGATCATTTGACCGGTGAAGAAATTGGATACTTATTTGATAAACTCCTAGACATTGGTGCAAGAGATGTTTCAGTTACTCCAATAATAATGAAAAAGAACAGACCCGGCAATTTACTTAAAGTGATTTCTAGAAAAGAAAATAGGGAAAAAGTTATTGAAGCAATATTTAAAGAAACTGGAAGTTTAGGTATCCGAATAGCTCCAAATATGCACAGAGGAATTTCAAAAAGAGAATTTAGCAAACAAATATTCAACATAAATGATAAAGATTATGAAGTGACATTTAAAATAGGTTATTTAAACGGTGAAATAATCTCTAAACGGCCAGAATATGAAGACCTGAAAAAGATAGCTCAGGATAGCGGATTACCGCTTAAAAAAATAAGTGAGATGATTAGATGAAAAAGGCTATTTCAATTTTTTCCGGGGGCCTTGACTGTAC from Methanobrevibacter gottschalkii DSM 11977 carries:
- the larC gene encoding nickel pincer cofactor biosynthesis protein LarC translates to MAIIIDPQVSGIAGNMLIGAFVDLGADANKLKEVMEKSAECFGKVEVTFKKINKKGISSTYCHVEMLEHKHSICYPKFIEKIKKLDLDKKVKETSIKVFERIAIAESKIHGKTLDSVHFHEVGASDAVADVIGSIYAYYSLNLDNQKIIGLPIAVGGGRVETAHGIIPVPAPAVVEVLKNAKMIGGPVDSELATPTGAAVYMEICDEIKEFIPLIKAKKTGYGAGKKDFDHPNVLRIIESSDIAESDKIDVIETNMDHLTGEEIGYLFDKLLDIGARDVSVTPIIMKKNRPGNLLKVISRKENREKVIEAIFKETGSLGIRIAPNMHRGISKREFSKQIFNINDKDYEVTFKIGYLNGEIISKRPEYEDLKKIAQDSGLPLKKISEMIR